In one window of Chryseobacterium phocaeense DNA:
- a CDS encoding tetratricopeptide repeat protein, with product MVKIIQSLLVLLIFSSCGRTTEEGNSYLKDINDEISKLHESIQYVDVIYRRESNKYKQSNDDLYLIGSKYIQFFNNYHNHKAEKLKQIPLAYELLKLNNGRYEYISIICNFHLALLVEYTSPQQSMQFINEAIKIDEEEGRNFFLPHTYHMKGRLLYDKQDYHGAISYFQKALENLDKSDILYRASMHNNFGMCYDKINKTEIAIVEARKAVKLLEKKSKLNSQERYYTFRFKGQLGYYLYKVKNYNAAEKLLIEELEFHTQHPEYVRDVIPPAKRLIDLYSITRQHDKIKNIITVLINIEADLADTSQKIQANEIIKNYYAYNNNLEKLKLVSQKLDLLHRKLEKERFNNFNKVSSTLNSYMIQSIDKKYSEQIGTYQRKIKQLISGLIISAVVILIIIKSVKSKNKRESIIVENERKIFQQNQKIYEQDLLFHKQKIENLVLNLNLKMEMEKFFLDNLKELKNLRMGNRDSEKVIKELYQKLNNLMQINKKNYPIIDDSSEEHKEFMKNLSQKFPQLTQQELKFCAYIKLNLSAKEISLLENITEGSVRVYKTRIKVKLGLQKAENLNNYMTEMSWSIIHENR from the coding sequence GTGGTAAAAATTATTCAATCTTTGTTAGTATTACTCATCTTTAGCTCCTGTGGTCGCACAACAGAAGAAGGTAATTCTTATCTCAAAGACATCAACGATGAGATTAGCAAATTACATGAAAGTATTCAGTATGTTGATGTTATCTATAGGAGAGAATCAAATAAATACAAACAAAGTAATGATGACTTATATCTAATCGGTAGTAAGTATATTCAGTTCTTTAATAACTACCACAATCATAAAGCTGAAAAGCTTAAACAGATCCCTCTTGCGTACGAATTACTAAAACTCAACAATGGTAGATATGAGTATATATCTATTATCTGTAATTTTCATTTAGCATTACTCGTTGAATACACGTCGCCACAACAATCTATGCAATTCATCAATGAAGCTATAAAAATTGACGAAGAAGAAGGTAGAAATTTTTTTTTACCACACACCTATCATATGAAAGGTAGATTATTATACGACAAGCAAGATTATCATGGCGCGATAAGTTATTTTCAGAAAGCTCTTGAAAATTTGGATAAATCAGACATTCTTTACAGGGCCTCTATGCATAATAATTTTGGAATGTGTTACGACAAAATTAATAAAACTGAAATTGCCATAGTGGAGGCAAGAAAAGCAGTGAAACTTCTAGAAAAGAAATCTAAGCTAAACTCTCAAGAAAGGTATTATACATTTCGTTTTAAAGGTCAGCTTGGATACTACTTATACAAAGTAAAGAACTACAATGCCGCAGAAAAATTGTTAATAGAAGAATTAGAATTCCATACACAGCATCCAGAATATGTCCGTGATGTAATACCGCCTGCCAAACGTTTAATTGATTTATATTCTATTACGCGGCAACATGATAAAATTAAAAATATAATTACAGTCTTAATTAATATAGAAGCCGATTTAGCTGACACCTCACAAAAAATTCAAGCAAACGAGATAATCAAAAACTATTATGCCTACAATAACAATTTAGAAAAGCTTAAGTTAGTTTCACAAAAACTGGATCTTTTGCATAGAAAATTAGAAAAAGAAAGATTTAATAATTTTAACAAAGTGAGCAGCACACTTAATTCTTATATGATACAAAGTATTGATAAGAAATACTCCGAACAGATTGGAACTTATCAAAGAAAAATAAAACAACTGATAAGCGGTTTGATAATTTCTGCAGTTGTTATACTTATCATTATAAAAAGCGTAAAAAGCAAAAACAAGAGAGAAAGTATAATTGTAGAAAACGAAAGAAAAATATTTCAACAAAATCAAAAGATCTATGAACAAGATCTATTATTTCATAAACAAAAAATAGAAAATCTTGTTCTCAATCTTAACTTAAAAATGGAGATGGAAAAGTTTTTTTTGGATAACCTGAAGGAGCTAAAAAATTTGAGAATGGGTAATAGAGATTCAGAGAAAGTAATTAAGGAACTTTACCAAAAATTAAATAACTTAATGCAAATAAATAAAAAGAATTACCCAATTATTGATGACAGTTCTGAAGAACATAAAGAATTTATGAAAAATCTTAGCCAAAAATTCCCGCAACTCACTCAGCAGGAACTCAAATTCTGTGCTTATATTAAACTAAATCTGTCTGCTAAAGAGATTTCATTGTTGGAAAATATTACTGAAGGAAGTGTAAGAGTTTATAAAACTAGAATAAAAGTAAAACTCGGCCTGCAAAAAGCAGAAAATCTAAATAACTACATGACCGAGATGAGCTGGTCAATTATTCATGAAAACAGATAA
- a CDS encoding DinB family protein: MDNTLIKNLIQQLQDVENADLWIDENFNKKLALVTKQTGFIRPINDMHSVGEIISHLVEWRKEVLSRLNGNPRGLEMTDALNWRHNDELEVDGWTNLLANFRKSQNDLINFLDQKDDFYLYSKYPHADSTFPHDYLYLVNGLIHHDFYHLGQIGITIKYLQNRVKSTS; encoded by the coding sequence ATGGATAATACGTTAATAAAAAACCTTATACAACAGTTGCAGGACGTTGAAAATGCAGATTTATGGATAGACGAAAATTTCAACAAAAAACTGGCCTTGGTGACCAAGCAAACTGGATTCATTAGGCCTATCAACGATATGCATAGTGTTGGTGAAATTATCTCCCATTTGGTAGAATGGCGGAAAGAAGTTTTAAGTAGATTAAACGGTAATCCAAGAGGCTTGGAAATGACAGATGCACTCAATTGGCGGCACAATGACGAACTGGAAGTGGATGGCTGGACGAATCTCCTCGCTAATTTTCGCAAATCCCAAAATGACTTAATAAATTTCCTGGATCAAAAAGACGATTTTTACCTGTATTCTAAATATCCACATGCAGATTCTACTTTTCCGCATGATTATTTATACCTTGTCAATGGTCTGATTCATCATGATTTTTATCATTTAGGCCAGATTGGAATTACGATCAAGTACCTACAAAATAGAGTAAAAAGCACTTCTTAA
- a CDS encoding CinA family protein: MEFNKILLEQINEEFMSCDQTISIAESVTAGAMQLAFSEMTNSKLFYKGGITVHTPDKIVKLLKVEASEIKNSNCVSSLIADKLGLYASTMFESDWCIATSGLLYTGKTFGI; this comes from the coding sequence ATGGAATTTAACAAGATCCTTTTGGAACAAATCAATGAAGAATTTATGAGTTGTGATCAAACCATTTCCATTGCAGAGAGTGTTACCGCTGGTGCGATGCAGCTTGCGTTTTCGGAAATGACTAATTCAAAATTATTTTATAAAGGCGGTATCACGGTACATACTCCTGATAAAATAGTGAAGCTTTTGAAGGTCGAGGCTTCTGAGATCAAAAATTCTAATTGTGTATCCAGCCTTATTGCTGACAAGTTGGGACTGTATGCATCCACAATGTTTGAAAGTGATTGGTGTATTGCTACATCCGGATTACTGTACACCGGAAAGACATTCGGTATTTGA
- a CDS encoding ferritin-like domain-containing protein produces the protein MATKTTENTTTGAADKKMTVENATVKESEMKNAPLHKFFVDALKDIYYAEHKLVDALQTMHDAATTEELKDAFEDHQLQTKKHISRLEKVFKLINENPEQKKCEAMDGLIKEGEEIIKSTEEGTMTRDAALIIAAQKVEHYEIASYGGLTQLAITMGHDKAAELLEKTLQEEEDTDYNLTEIAETNINFDAQQED, from the coding sequence ATGGCAACTAAAACAACAGAAAATACGACAACCGGTGCTGCTGACAAAAAAATGACAGTAGAGAATGCTACAGTAAAAGAAAGTGAGATGAAAAATGCTCCGCTGCATAAATTTTTTGTAGATGCACTAAAAGACATTTATTACGCTGAGCATAAATTAGTAGATGCGTTACAGACTATGCATGACGCAGCAACAACCGAAGAGCTTAAAGATGCTTTTGAGGATCATCAGTTACAGACTAAAAAGCATATAAGCCGCTTGGAGAAAGTTTTTAAACTCATTAATGAGAATCCGGAGCAAAAAAAATGTGAAGCAATGGATGGATTGATTAAGGAAGGCGAAGAAATCATTAAATCTACGGAAGAAGGCACGATGACAAGAGATGCAGCTCTGATAATTGCGGCGCAGAAGGTAGAACATTACGAGATCGCAAGCTATGGAGGCTTAACGCAACTTGCTATTACTATGGGACACGATAAGGCTGCTGAGCTGTTAGAAAAAACACTGCAGGAGGAAGAAGATACAGATTATAACCTTACGGAGATTGCAGAGACTAACATTAATTTTGATGCCCAGCAGGAAGATTAA
- a CDS encoding KGG domain-containing protein, whose protein sequence is MNTRNSNNRSSGRNSSDDDQSMLEEAYQLGYEHGYNDGSEDEEYDDDFSDFEDYFDEEGGYDDEDYDDDDYDDDDDYDDDDDDDDDDDDNRGRGSRGGSRGSRGGSQNRDSQGRFTSGGRGSSGSSSRGGSRSGSGSRSGGSGRSSGSGSGSRSNSGRSGSNSGGSSRNSNSRSGGNSSSGRGRSSSSGSGSGRGSNSNSGSGGSNRGSNSGGGTSKRGFASMSKSERTRIARMGGQASHGGGRSSGSGRSGFGGRRNS, encoded by the coding sequence ATGAACACTAGAAATTCAAACAACAGAAGTTCAGGCAGAAATTCATCAGATGATGACCAATCAATGCTTGAGGAAGCGTACCAATTAGGTTATGAGCATGGTTATAACGACGGAAGTGAGGACGAGGAGTACGATGATGATTTCTCAGATTTTGAAGACTATTTCGATGAGGAAGGAGGGTATGATGACGAAGATTATGATGACGATGACTATGACGACGACGATGACTATGATGATGACGACGATGACGATGATGATGACGATGATAATAGGGGCAGAGGTTCAAGAGGCGGAAGCAGAGGTTCAAGAGGCGGAAGTCAAAACAGGGATAGTCAGGGAAGATTTACTTCTGGTGGAAGAGGAAGTTCTGGAAGCAGCTCTCGTGGAGGATCCCGTTCTGGCTCCGGATCTAGGTCAGGAGGAAGCGGAAGATCTTCAGGATCAGGGTCAGGATCAAGATCAAACTCAGGAAGATCAGGATCAAATAGCGGAGGAAGCTCAAGAAACTCCAATTCAAGATCGGGCGGAAACAGTAGTTCAGGAAGAGGGCGTAGTTCAAGCTCCGGTTCAGGAAGCGGCCGTGGCTCTAATTCTAACTCCGGGTCAGGAGGTAGCAACAGAGGTTCTAATTCAGGAGGGGGAACATCAAAAAGAGGTTTTGCTTCAATGAGTAAATCTGAACGTACAAGAATAGCCAGAATGGGAGGTCAGGCTTCTCATGGTGGTGGAAGATCTTCAGGATCCGGTAGATCCGGATTCGGAGGCAGACGTAATTCATAA
- a CDS encoding SDR family NAD(P)-dependent oxidoreductase, producing MERLQLENKSVLITGADSGIGKAIALLFAKEGADIPLSIIKTTTMQKKQKWKLKL from the coding sequence ATGGAGAGGTTACAATTGGAAAATAAATCAGTGCTCATTACAGGAGCAGACAGCGGAATAGGTAAAGCAATTGCCTTATTATTTGCCAAAGAAGGTGCTGATATTCCTTTGTCTATTATAAAGACGACGACGATGCAGAAAAAACAAAAATGGAAATTGAAGCTCTAG
- a CDS encoding SDR family NAD(P)-dependent oxidoreductase has translation MEIKNQYVLITGATSGIGYELAKLFAKNGYHLVIVSRSHDQLLEKANEFKKYGVKVITQAKNLFKEDDVFSMYAELRLNDISPEILVNDAGQGFYGKFEDTDIHRELDIVRLNINAVLILTKLFLKDRIGKGSGKILNLASIASKAPGPWQSVYHGSKAFILSWSEAIREELKDTGITVTALLPGPTDTDFFNKAHMNRSKIMEDKESFSTPEEVAKDGYEALMNGEDKIISGLKNKLTVAMSNLASDSMAAYRMGKMQEPQDV, from the coding sequence ATGGAAATCAAAAATCAATATGTACTGATCACTGGTGCAACCAGCGGAATCGGATATGAACTGGCGAAATTATTCGCAAAAAATGGCTACCATCTGGTTATTGTATCGCGCAGTCATGATCAACTGCTTGAAAAAGCCAATGAATTTAAAAAATATGGTGTTAAGGTGATAACCCAGGCAAAAAACCTCTTTAAAGAAGATGATGTTTTTTCTATGTATGCCGAACTTAGACTCAACGATATTAGCCCGGAAATATTGGTGAATGACGCAGGACAGGGCTTCTATGGAAAATTTGAAGATACAGACATACATCGGGAATTGGATATTGTCAGGCTCAATATAAATGCAGTTCTGATTTTAACCAAACTTTTCCTAAAGGATCGTATCGGCAAAGGATCAGGGAAAATACTGAATCTGGCTTCAATCGCAAGTAAAGCACCCGGTCCATGGCAATCAGTTTATCATGGAAGTAAAGCTTTTATCCTGTCATGGTCTGAGGCGATTCGTGAAGAGTTAAAAGATACCGGAATTACGGTTACGGCACTTCTTCCAGGACCAACCGATACGGATTTTTTCAACAAAGCCCATATGAACAGAAGTAAGATTATGGAAGATAAAGAGAGTTTCAGCACTCCGGAAGAAGTGGCTAAAGATGGCTATGAAGCCCTGATGAATGGAGAGGATAAAATAATCTCGGGGTTGAAAAATAAATTAACGGTAGCCATGTCTAATCTGGCAAGCGATAGCATGGCAGCATATCGTATGGGAAAAATGCAGGAACCACAGGATGTATAA
- a CDS encoding CinA family protein, whose product MEFKQSLLDYIGGALKSAHESVSVAESVTAGCLQFSLSQMKDASEFFKGGITAYTLEEKLKLLKVDEQEAIKCDCVSKEVADEMALNVSALFNTDWGISVTGYATPVKESDQKIFAHFSFAYKNEIILSKKLELHHKTKASTAQLYYTEFILGCFKCELNQMIILK is encoded by the coding sequence ATGGAATTTAAACAGTCTTTGTTGGATTATATCGGCGGGGCACTGAAATCTGCCCATGAATCAGTTTCTGTGGCAGAAAGTGTTACTGCTGGCTGCCTGCAGTTTTCACTTTCGCAGATGAAAGATGCCTCTGAATTTTTTAAAGGCGGCATAACCGCCTACACTCTTGAGGAAAAATTGAAACTTTTGAAAGTTGATGAGCAGGAAGCGATAAAGTGTGATTGTGTTTCTAAGGAAGTTGCCGATGAAATGGCGTTGAATGTTAGTGCATTATTCAATACAGACTGGGGAATATCTGTCACCGGATATGCAACTCCTGTGAAAGAATCGGATCAAAAAATTTTCGCGCATTTTTCATTCGCCTACAAAAATGAAATCATTTTATCCAAGAAACTGGAACTGCACCATAAAACAAAGGCTTCAACAGCCCAGCTGTATTACACGGAATTTATTCTCGGATGCTTTAAATGTGAACTCAATCAAATGATTATTTTAAAATAA
- a CDS encoding zinc-dependent alcohol dehydrogenase, with the protein MKAAVFHSPGNITCDTVDDPKIEDQNDIILRVTSTAICGSDLHMYSGGIPQPRPMVMGHEFMGIVEEVGKNINHLQAGDRVVVPFPIACGGCYFCQHDLPSGCENSNIENYGPEGGLVTEKGGGMFGYTDLYGGYNGGQAQYVRVPYANFGPRKVSDSLTDEQVLFLTDIFPTGYTGVMWADLKGGETVAIFGAGPVGSMAVKSAILHHAKKVIVIDTLQYRLDQIKNLTGCETILWEDAKQTVDEIRSMTNGRGADLCIDAVGFEPDRNLIDRAKAVVNFEKGSIKVLDACMSGVRRGGFVSILGVYPMNYDNFRVGQLFDKGITLKAGQSPVHAIIDKLMKYVETGQVKLDDIITHRLSLNEVAKGYEIFDKKQDGCVKVVLDPWR; encoded by the coding sequence ATGAAAGCAGCAGTTTTTCATTCGCCGGGTAACATTACCTGCGATACCGTCGATGATCCAAAGATTGAAGATCAAAATGATATCATCCTTCGTGTAACTTCCACCGCAATCTGCGGTAGTGACCTTCACATGTATTCGGGAGGAATTCCTCAGCCGCGTCCTATGGTAATGGGACATGAGTTTATGGGAATTGTGGAGGAAGTAGGAAAAAACATCAATCACCTACAAGCGGGCGACAGAGTTGTGGTACCATTTCCGATTGCATGCGGAGGGTGTTATTTCTGCCAGCATGATTTACCATCAGGCTGTGAAAACTCCAATATAGAAAATTACGGTCCCGAAGGGGGTTTGGTTACTGAAAAAGGTGGCGGCATGTTTGGTTATACCGATCTGTATGGTGGGTATAATGGCGGGCAGGCACAATATGTAAGAGTTCCCTATGCTAATTTCGGACCTAGAAAGGTTTCTGATTCATTGACCGATGAACAAGTGCTTTTTCTTACCGATATTTTTCCTACAGGGTATACCGGCGTAATGTGGGCGGACCTTAAAGGCGGAGAAACCGTAGCTATTTTTGGTGCAGGGCCGGTGGGATCAATGGCGGTAAAAAGTGCCATTCTTCATCATGCAAAAAAAGTAATTGTTATTGATACCCTTCAATATAGATTGGATCAGATAAAAAATCTTACAGGATGCGAAACCATTCTTTGGGAAGATGCCAAACAGACTGTTGACGAAATCAGAAGCATGACCAATGGCAGAGGTGCCGATTTATGCATAGATGCAGTAGGCTTTGAACCGGACAGAAATCTGATAGACAGAGCAAAGGCAGTTGTCAATTTTGAAAAAGGTTCTATCAAAGTGCTGGATGCGTGTATGAGTGGCGTAAGACGCGGAGGTTTTGTTTCCATATTAGGAGTCTATCCCATGAATTATGACAATTTTAGGGTAGGTCAGCTTTTTGATAAAGGCATTACGCTTAAAGCGGGGCAATCTCCGGTTCATGCAATTATTGATAAATTAATGAAATATGTGGAAACCGGGCAGGTAAAACTTGATGATATCATAACGCACCGCCTTTCCCTTAATGAGGTGGCAAAAGGATATGAAATATTTGATAAAAAGCAGGATGGATGTGTAAAAGTAGTGCTTGATCCCTGGAGATAA
- a CDS encoding CCC motif membrane protein has product MLVLGISSVALCCCYGIPGILTGSIALFLYRRDKKVYDKNKGNYTNFDNLKTGRVLSILGITLSSLCLMYLLSIHYL; this is encoded by the coding sequence GTGCTAGTGCTCGGAATTTCTTCTGTAGCCTTATGCTGCTGTTATGGAATCCCGGGAATACTAACCGGAAGCATCGCTCTCTTTCTTTACAGAAGAGATAAAAAAGTATATGATAAAAATAAAGGAAACTATACCAATTTCGACAATTTAAAAACAGGAAGAGTGCTAAGCATTCTCGGGATTACTTTAAGCTCCCTTTGCCTCATGTATTTATTGTCGATACACTACCTGTAG
- a CDS encoding DUF4142 domain-containing protein, whose translation MKKTILIFVTIAAITACNKKETATVDHSADHSEMSAPVDSGAMPGDSLSTSQTSSETTSLNDQDRKFADAAAKGGMMEVMAGELASRNATNPTVKKLGEMMVKDHTKANEELKQWASKTAYTLPAALDADQQKKYDDLKAKKGADFDRMYTDMMVKDHEKTIADFKKEAADGSESSLKNFATKILPTLDHHLMESKKAKDDVK comes from the coding sequence ATGAAAAAGACAATTCTAATCTTTGTAACCATTGCTGCAATAACGGCATGTAACAAAAAAGAAACCGCTACTGTTGATCATTCGGCTGATCACAGCGAAATGTCAGCTCCTGTGGATTCGGGTGCAATGCCTGGAGATTCTCTTTCAACTTCCCAAACGTCCTCTGAAACAACATCATTAAATGATCAGGATCGAAAATTTGCTGATGCAGCAGCAAAAGGAGGAATGATGGAAGTGATGGCGGGAGAATTAGCATCCCGAAATGCGACCAACCCAACAGTTAAAAAACTGGGTGAAATGATGGTAAAGGATCACACCAAAGCCAACGAAGAATTAAAGCAGTGGGCTTCTAAAACGGCTTACACTTTACCTGCCGCCTTAGATGCAGACCAACAGAAAAAATATGATGATCTTAAAGCTAAAAAAGGAGCTGATTTTGATCGCATGTATACTGATATGATGGTTAAGGATCATGAAAAAACAATAGCTGATTTTAAGAAAGAAGCTGCTGACGGCTCCGAATCCTCTCTGAAAAATTTTGCCACTAAAATTCTTCCCACTTTAGATCATCATTTAATGGAATCTAAAAAAGCAAAAGATGATGTAAAATAA
- a CDS encoding catalase: MENENLGSNSKRDQLQDHTTDNSNEKLTTNQGLKINNNQDSLKAGERGPSLLEDFILREKITHFDHERIPERVVHARGSGAHGVFKLNKSLAKYTKAKFLNNIDEETPVFVRFSTVAGSRGSTDLARDVRGFAVKFYTEEGVYDLVANNMPVFFIQDAIKFPDLVHAVKPEPDNEIPQAASAHNTFWDFISLMPESTHMIMWLMSDRAIPRSFRMMEGFGVHSFKFINEQGDVHFVKFHFKPKLGVHSVAWPEAQKISGNDPDFHRRDLWEAIENGAFPEWDFGVQVVPEKDEHKFDFDLLDPTKIIPEELVPVELVGTLTLNRNPDNFFAETEQVAFHPGHIVPGIDFTNDPLLQGRLFSYTDTQLTRLGSPNFHEIPINRSITTIQNNQRDGHMRQQIVKGKVSYEPNSMGGGCPFQAMVKEGGFVSQEERVEGHKVRARSSSFVDHYSQAKLFYNSQSAFEKTHLQNALVFELSKVTLPAIRERMVGQLAFVNKDLAQEVASRLGVEVKILDQPNQSIPADADPASLQSAETEPSIKFSEALSMANTVKDTIESRVIGFMMTDGFDAASTDHLIEKLEGLGAVVQYIADSVAPVKSSDGQTYIPDHSLSTTSSVCFDALYICGGAKSAEGFVKPGNKNMTVDFINEAFRHCKAIYFGYDTEVIKNLTDVASIKHDDPGVISAKDADSDDLFVEAIANHRVWQFEKERNGLV, translated from the coding sequence ATGGAAAATGAAAATTTGGGATCAAACTCGAAGCGTGATCAACTTCAAGATCATACAACGGATAACAGCAATGAAAAACTGACCACTAATCAGGGATTAAAGATCAATAACAATCAGGACTCTCTGAAAGCAGGAGAAAGAGGACCTTCTCTTCTTGAAGATTTTATTCTCAGAGAAAAAATTACTCATTTTGATCATGAACGAATTCCGGAAAGAGTAGTTCATGCAAGAGGTTCCGGGGCTCACGGTGTTTTTAAATTAAATAAAAGTCTGGCAAAATATACGAAAGCTAAATTTTTAAACAATATCGATGAAGAGACTCCTGTATTTGTGCGTTTTTCTACCGTTGCCGGAAGTAGAGGAAGTACAGATCTTGCCCGAGATGTAAGAGGATTTGCTGTGAAATTTTATACTGAAGAAGGCGTTTATGACTTGGTTGCCAATAATATGCCTGTCTTTTTTATTCAGGATGCAATCAAATTTCCGGATCTGGTCCATGCGGTAAAACCAGAGCCGGATAATGAGATTCCGCAAGCTGCTTCGGCTCACAATACTTTTTGGGATTTCATTTCATTAATGCCAGAGAGTACCCATATGATTATGTGGTTGATGAGTGATCGTGCGATCCCGAGAAGCTTCCGTATGATGGAAGGTTTTGGCGTGCATTCCTTCAAATTTATCAATGAACAGGGCGATGTACATTTTGTGAAATTTCATTTTAAACCCAAATTGGGAGTCCATTCGGTGGCGTGGCCCGAAGCACAGAAAATTTCAGGAAATGATCCAGATTTTCATCGCCGTGACCTTTGGGAAGCCATTGAGAACGGAGCTTTCCCTGAGTGGGATTTCGGAGTGCAGGTAGTTCCTGAAAAAGACGAGCACAAATTTGATTTTGATCTCCTTGATCCTACAAAAATTATCCCGGAAGAGCTTGTTCCTGTGGAACTTGTAGGAACTTTAACATTAAACCGAAATCCGGATAATTTCTTTGCGGAAACAGAGCAGGTAGCATTTCATCCCGGTCATATTGTTCCCGGCATAGATTTTACCAATGATCCTCTTTTACAGGGAAGACTTTTCTCATACACCGATACTCAGCTTACCAGATTAGGTTCTCCGAATTTTCATGAAATTCCGATCAACAGGTCCATTACAACCATTCAAAATAATCAGCGTGATGGACACATGCGTCAGCAGATCGTTAAAGGAAAAGTAAGTTACGAGCCTAATTCAATGGGTGGAGGGTGCCCTTTTCAGGCCATGGTGAAAGAAGGTGGTTTTGTCTCCCAGGAGGAGCGGGTAGAAGGACATAAAGTAAGGGCAAGAAGCTCAAGCTTTGTAGACCATTATTCTCAGGCAAAATTATTTTACAACAGTCAGTCTGCCTTTGAAAAAACGCATCTGCAAAATGCATTGGTTTTTGAGCTTTCAAAAGTAACGCTTCCTGCCATCAGAGAACGAATGGTGGGTCAGTTAGCTTTTGTAAACAAAGATTTGGCTCAGGAAGTAGCATCCAGATTAGGTGTTGAGGTTAAAATTCTCGATCAGCCCAATCAAAGTATTCCTGCAGATGCCGATCCAGCAAGTCTCCAAAGTGCAGAAACTGAACCTTCCATAAAATTTTCAGAAGCGCTGAGTATGGCCAATACTGTTAAAGATACCATTGAGAGCCGTGTAATTGGCTTTATGATGACTGATGGGTTTGATGCTGCTTCTACCGATCATTTAATAGAAAAATTAGAAGGGCTGGGTGCAGTTGTACAATATATTGCGGATTCCGTAGCACCGGTAAAATCTTCGGACGGCCAGACGTACATTCCGGATCATTCATTATCTACAACTTCAAGTGTTTGCTTTGATGCCCTGTATATCTGTGGCGGTGCAAAATCTGCAGAAGGATTTGTAAAGCCTGGAAATAAAAATATGACGGTTGATTTTATTAATGAGGCATTCCGTCACTGTAAAGCCATTTACTTTGGGTATGATACTGAAGTAATCAAAAACCTTACAGATGTGGCATCGATCAAACATGATGATCCTGGAGTAATTTCTGCTAAGGATGCTGATTCTGATGACTTATTTGTTGAGGCGATAGCTAATCACAGGGTTTGGCAGTTTGAAAAAGAAAGAAACGGATTAGTATAA
- a CDS encoding Crp/Fnr family transcriptional regulator: protein MLVDEDLLFHYGGQLVKFTKNDMIFRESEIPKFYFQIKYGNVKINNYHQEGKEFIHSLPSAGHCLGETFIFSERPYPVNAVAMNDVAVIKVGIARFFDLIHSDKSILFKLYQYTAERMHYRYVMLNNLSSTNTFSKIICVMDCLKQYHNVTEQYAYQIPYTRLEIASLTGLRIETVIRVLKKMERENIVKNIGGKIFY, encoded by the coding sequence ATGCTGGTTGATGAAGATTTACTCTTTCATTATGGAGGACAATTAGTGAAATTCACCAAAAATGATATGATATTTAGAGAATCGGAAATACCAAAATTTTATTTTCAGATAAAATATGGCAATGTAAAAATCAACAATTATCATCAGGAAGGAAAAGAATTTATCCATAGTTTACCTTCGGCCGGGCACTGTCTTGGAGAAACTTTTATATTTTCCGAAAGGCCTTATCCAGTCAATGCAGTAGCAATGAATGATGTAGCAGTTATTAAAGTTGGAATAGCTAGATTTTTTGATCTGATTCACAGTGATAAAAGCATATTATTTAAACTTTATCAATATACCGCTGAAAGAATGCACTACCGTTATGTGATGCTAAATAATTTATCATCCACAAACACCTTCAGTAAAATAATCTGTGTAATGGACTGTTTGAAGCAATATCATAATGTGACAGAACAATACGCCTATCAAATTCCCTATACCCGTCTTGAAATTGCCTCACTAACAGGACTGAGAATAGAAACTGTGATAAGAGTATTAAAAAAAATGGAACGTGAAAATATTGTAAAAAATATTGGTGGAAAAATATTTTATTAA